The DNA sequence TGAAGGGAATGCGCCCGAAGTTGCCAAGCGCGAGCGCCGGCGCCGCGGCGGCCAGGATGCTTCGGGTGCCGAGCCGCACTCAGGCCTCCGCGCGTGCCCCTGCGCTCCCCAACGGCGCGAGGGCCGCGAACGTGCCGAGCAAGAGGCCGACGAAGAGGCCGATGGCAAGCGTGGGCAGCGGCCGCGGGAAGCTCACGCGGCGCGGGACCACTGCAGGATCGATGACGCGCACGTCACCACCCTCCCCGAGGGCGGCGAGTCGCGCGTCGAGCAATTGGGCCTCGACCGCGAGGGCAAGCTTTCCGAGCGCTTCGATTTCGCCTTCGCGCAAGAGCAGCGACTCCGCCGCGCGCGGCAGGGTGGCCGAGCGGGCGCGCGAGGCGCTGAGCTGTTGGCGGAACTCGTCGCGCTGGCCGACCAGTGCGTCGGCGTAGGTGCGGGCGAGCGGCATCACCTGCGCGCGCAACTGGGCCAGCGCGGAATCCACAGCCACCACGCGCGGTGCGCGTGCCGTGGCATCCGCGAGCAGTAGCGCGCGCTCGGTGCCGAGGCGAGACATCTCCGAGACCAGGTCGTTCACCGCCGGCGAGCGCAGCAAGGCCGGGAAGCCGGCGAGTCGGCGGGGGTCGCTGGTGCCGACGTCGGCGATGAGCCGCTCGAGCGCTGCCAGCTCGGCTTCGGTTTCCGCAAGCCGCGCCTGCACCGCAATGCGACCCTCGACCTCGGCGCGTTCGGACAGCTCGAGCGACACCACCTTCCCGCCCTCTTGTGCGCCGCGCAGCGCACCCGCAGCCTCGCGCAGCGCACGGCGCACC is a window from the Pseudogemmatithrix spongiicola genome containing:
- a CDS encoding GumC family protein, which encodes MSTADIEFAEIGPALRRGIARIGIGLALGLLLALLVILFVPARFAGRAMLVVRTEASASSLIGQQLGAFADLAGGALGNAGDRMKTELSLLQSRALLADVVDSLRLQLRAGRTPGFRLDVPLPRDERFAPRKLDVGDARVTLVDREDAIDDLARRLDVKVVGGETVEIRYSGRDSLSAAAVPNLVAARYMERRRTVDRGLNQRRVEFLSAQSDSVRRALREAAGALRGAQEGGKVVSLELSERAEVEGRIAVQARLAETEAELAALERLIADVGTSDPRRLAGFPALLRSPAVNDLVSEMSRLGTERALLLADATARAPRVVAVDSALAQLRAQVMPLARTYADALVGQRDEFRQQLSASRARSATLPRAAESLLLREGEIEALGKLALAVEAQLLDARLAALGEGGDVRVIDPAVVPRRVSFPRPLPTLAIGLFVGLLLGTFAALAPLGSAGARAEA